The following coding sequences are from one Macaca nemestrina isolate mMacNem1 chromosome 1, mMacNem.hap1, whole genome shotgun sequence window:
- the LOC105494883 gene encoding putative hydroxypyruvate isomerase, whose translation MAPLRFSANLSWLFPELPGLPARLRAAGSSGFEAVEVAWPYAEPPEALARAAREAGLRLVLINTPPGDQEKGEMGLGAVPGRQAAFREGLEQAVRYAKALGCPRIHLMAGRVPQGADRIAVKAEMEIVFLENLRHAAGVLAEADLVGLLEPINTRITDPQYFLDTPQQAAAILQKVGRPNLQLQMDIFHWQIMDGNLTGNIQEFLPIVGHVQVAQVPGRGEPSSPGELNFPYLFQLLEDEGYKGFVGCEYQPRGDTVEGLSWLRSYWDRRGHPEVASEGLHTTHMPPDSE comes from the exons ATGGCGCCGCTGCGCTTCTCCGCCAATCTGTCCTGGCTGTTCCCCGAGCTCCCCGGCCTCCCCGCGCGGCTGCGGGCCGCGGGCAGCTCGGGCTTCGAGGCCGTCGAGGTGGCCTGGCCGTACGCGGAGCCGCCTGAGGCGCTGGCGCGCGCCGCGCGAGAAGCGGGGCTGCGGCTTGTGCTGATCAACACGCCCCCGG GAGACCAAGAGAAGGGGGAAATGGGGCTGGGGGCCGTCCCCGGGAGACAGGCGGCCTTCCGAGAGGGGCTGGAGCAGGCCGTGCGATACGCCAAGGCCCTGGGCTGTCCCAG GATCCACCTGATGGCTGGCCGAGTACCCCAGGGAGCTGATCGAATAGCAGTCAAAGCTGAGATGGAGATCGTTTTTCTGGAGAACCTGAGGCATGCAGCTGGGGTTTTGGCTGAG GCGGACCTCGTGGGACTGCTGGAGCCCATCAATACCCGCATCACTGACCCCCAGTACTTCCTGGACACGCCCCAGCAGG CGGCAGCCATCTTACAGAAGGTGGGAAGACCCAACCTCCAATTACAAATG GACATATTCCACTGGCAGATCATGGATGGGAACCTGACAGGAAACATCCAGGAGTTCCTGCCCATTGTTG GGCATGTGCAGGTGGCACAGGTCCCAGGCCGAGGGGAGCCCAGCAGCCCCGGAGAGCTGAATTTCCCCTATCTGTTTCAACTGCTGGAAGATGAAGGCTACAAAGGCTTTGTGGGCTGCGAGTATCAGCCTCGAG GAGACACAGTAGAGGGCTTGAGTTGGCTACGTTCATACTGGGATAGGCGGGGCCACCCCGAGGTGGCCAGTGAGGGCCTGCACACCACCCACATGCCTCCAGACAgcgagtga